The following DNA comes from Cryptococcus deuterogattii R265 chromosome 2, complete sequence.
ATGGTCTAGAGATTTCCAAGAAAATACAGCCTGGCCTACCTCCTTATTTAGCCACCTCGTAACCAACTCAATTGAGAGAAACTTACCAGTGGCAACATCGATCTCCTCAAAAGCGCCTCCAAGAATCCAGCCTGAAGTTCCATCTTCAGTAGTAACACCCCATGATGAGAGGTCGTACTGTTCCTCAATGTAGACGGTCGCAACAACTGTATTGTTGTCGGTAAGGGAAAACTAGAGAGATGTTAGGACGGTCATATCATGAGATCGGTTTATGTACCTCGTGGAAATCGATACCAGAGTCCGAAATGGTAGAGGAACTATCGGCCACCAGTAAGCACGGGCTCTCTTCGCGGAAGACATGGAGCTCTTACATGTTGGCAATGAGATTGTAAGTCTGATCATAGATCAAGCCAAAACCATTTCCATAGCCGTTACCATTAAACTGACCGCCCCATGTAGCAATCGCTTGGTTCCCTTGGTAGTTCCCAACAGAGAATGACATGGTCTGGCTGATGCCAAATTCCTTGCCAAACATGACGACGTTGCCATCGTTGGTATAAATGATACCGGTCGGTGTTTCGACATCACTACCTCGAGGAGCAATGAAAAGGTAGCCGGAAGGGAGATCAGCGGAGGGATAGACATTGAAATTCCATTCAGCTCTATTTTTGTTGATCAGCGTAAACGTCACACGataaggagatgatgggagCTACGCACGCTGTCCAGTTGACACTCTTAAATGTTTGCACAGGAGCTGCACCGAGAGCACCAGAAGAGTAGTCTGAGCTGTTAACAAGGTATGCTCGGGCGAGTGGaacagctgctgctgcggTCGAAATTATCAGTGGCAAAAACATTTTCGTTATATGGGAATAAGTGGGCGGCTGCTGGAGAGGTGCAGTGAGTAAtgtggagagagaggtcTGTCGTCAGTCTGTGCGCCTGATCTTTTGTTGCCCTCGTATACTGGCTGTTATGAGTCGAATCAACGAGTGGATAGGTTACGGGGGAACATGAATACACCTGGCCATATATTGACATTCAATGACCAAGTGGAAAATGGTCATCGTCGGTACTCGGAAACGGAAGGTAATGAAATGGAATTGAAGGTTTAAAAAAATAAACAAAGGGAACACGAAGAAATGACGACGGCACGACGAAGTCTGGACGCTTGTGGTTGTTTGTGGACAGGGATCAAAGGTGGAGCCCTTCAGCTAAGCGATCGACAGATGCCAAACGATATAAATAGATGCAGCCAGCAGCTACGTAACAAGTGGATTTTCGTCCTTATCAGGGAGATTTCACTGCATGGTTGTCGGTGCGGAGGGCAAGTGCAcggggagagaagggttgGCTAGAGGACAGGTaatgaagggatggaagtgtgaagaagggaagcgCGAAGAACGACAAGATTCCAGCGAAAGAAGGTAAGCTGCGTAGAGGAACGTGAATACATTAAGGAACGACGTCATCCAGGCTGCCAATCGCGGATTGCGCACCACATGAAGAGATTGCATAACAAACAGAGATACATGGCTCTGTTAGCTATTAATCTTGCGCAGGCTTTGAACTGTGCATATGCAGCGGTGCACCTGCCGCATAGAGTGTGgaatgaaagagatgaagaaaggcGGACAGCCGAACCAtgaacagaagaaggatcggCGTCGTGGtgagtgaagatgagaataTGGTCGGCCGATGTCCAAAACtacttccttcttcgttcCAACTCCATTGGGCACAGAAGGGGCACTGGAAGGGCAGTCGAGAAATAAAGCTGCTGTTGGTGGTAGGTTTTACACTAGCACTGGACCCCTGACGGCCCCTACTATTAAGTTGCAATTTGCTACGGATAACCCCTCGTCTCCTTCGTGCCTTGTCGGAAACCGGTCGATGTCCGTCGAGGGGCTTGCGTCGATCCTAGTAATATATAGTGTCCCTGTCTGCTAATGAATAAAAAATGATTACGTTCATCGTTGGGAGACTGCTGAACGATAGCAACCTGGTCTGTGCGCAAAGCTCAACATCACTGCTGTCGTTATTATGTCTTTTTCAGTCCTGTTAATATCCTACAGCTTGTCTTCCACCGCCAGCTACCGAGAGAATAATACCAATCACGGAAGAAGGCTACCACAACTACATCTTGTATTACTAGAGTATTATAATAACGAGGAGTGtaacagcagcagcaaaatTACAATAACGTGCGTTCTGTCATTTGGTATGCGCTGCGACGGTTATCTCTCCTACATATCTCCCTGTAAATATAGCTCGGACCAATCCTCAACAGCATACATGCGGCCGAAAAGGAAATACATTTTTATATGCATCAACGAAGCATTAATTGTACTCACTCATACCGAGGCCCCACATGTCCCGTTCCGTTGCTCCCGGTCGCTGCTGACCGAATGAAAAGTGCCACACTCGTTCGCGGTTGATGCGGCGAGCTCCCCCCTCCTGTCTCTTCCAGCTCACTCATTCGAGCTGTCTACATACATCCACCCCTATAGCATTCTCCGCCAACCCATATACATCCCTCAAAATGAACTTTGAAGATATcgaggacaaggatggtACGTTCATCCATCCAGTGACCAAAATAGGCGCTCTAATGCAGCCGCGTAGGCGTCAGGTTCTCCTGGAACGTGTGGCCTTCTAGCCGGCTCGAAGCTACCCGAACTGTTGTGCCCATCTCTGCCCTCTACACCCCCTTAAAAGAACGGGAggatcttcctcctgtcATGTACGAGCCTGTTACGTGTAAGGGCTCGTCTTGTAAGGCTATCCTCAACCCTTACTGGTATGTTCTCTGCCTGTCTCCTCCAGCGCGTCATAATATATCTGGTGTGCTAATTGAGCCTTAACAGTCAAGTCGACGTCCGAGGCAAGATGTGGATCTGTCCCTTCTGTCTCCAGCGTaacccttttcctcctcattaCCACCAGGACCTTTCCCCCAACAATCTTCCTCCCGAGCTTCTGCCCAAGTTCACCACCATCGAGTACACTCTTTCTCGCCCTGCCCAGatccctcccattttcctctATGTTGTTGACACTTGtgtcgatgaggatgagctcAAGGCGTTGAAGGAGACATTGGTAGTTagcttgagcttgttgcCTCCCAATGCGTTGGTTGGCCTGATCACCTACGGTACAATGGTACGTCATGTGTGATTTTCATCGCTATCCCGTCTGATGAATCTCATAGGCGATGGTCCATGAACTCGCCTACGCCGACTGCCCCAAGGCCTACGTTTTCCGAGGTTCCAAGGACTACCAGCCCAAGCAGATCGCCGACATGCTCGGCCTCAATCCTTCCAACCGCCCCATTCAGCCCGTGCGCCCTGGTCAACCTAtgcctgctcctgctgccTCCAAGTTCCTTATGCCTGTCCAGGCTTGTGAGTTCCAGCTCACCAACATCTTGGAGCAGCTGCAGAGGGATCCTTGGCCCGTGGATCAGGACAAGAGACCTTTGAGGTGTACAGGTGTGGCTTTGAGCGTGGCTGTCTCTTTGCTCGAGGTGAGCTTTGCCGTTGATGCCAAGACGACAAGGCTGATAAAGGATAGACTGCTTTCCCCAACACTGGTGCCAGGATAATGCTTTTCTCTGGTGGTCCTGCCACTGACGGCCCTGGTATGGTTGTTGGTCCCGAGCTCCGAGAGCCCATCCGATCTCACCACGACATTGACCGTGACAGCGTCAAGCACTTTAAGCGTGCCACCAAGGTAAGTCACCCGGTGAAGGTCGTTAGAACATGAGTTAATGGGTGTATTAGTTCTACGAGGGCCTTTCCAAGCGTGCATCTGTAAATGGCCATGCCATTGATATCTACGCTGGTTGTCTCGATCAAGTCGGTTTGCTTGAGATGAAGTCGCTCACCAACGCTACCAACGGCTTCATGACCATCTCCGATTCGTTCATGACTGCTATTTTCAAGCAGAGCTTTTTGCGTACTTTGGGCAAGGACGAGCAAGGGTACTTGAAGATGGGCTTCAACGCAACTTATGATGTGCTTGTAAGTCTACTCTTATTTCTGAAAAAGATGCGAGGCTAATTACTTTGCCATAGACCACAAAGGAGCTCAAGATCTCTGGAGTCATTGGCCACGTTATTTCTGCCAACAAGAAGTCACCTTCCGTCGGTGAGACCGAAATTGGTATTGGTCAAACTTCTGCTTGGAAAGTTTGCTCCCTCACTCCGAAGAGTACACTTGCCACCTACTTTGAAGTCGTCACTCCCGCCGGCCAAGCTCTTGCTCCCAACCAATCTGGTCTCATCCAATTTGTTACCCACTACCAACACTCCTCCGGCCAGTACCGTCTGCGAGTTACCACTGTGTCCCGAGTCTTCCAAGAAGGTGGTCACCCGTCTATCGCCGCGTCGTTCGACCAGGAAGCCGCTGCTGTCCTTATGGCGAGGATCGCAGTGTTTAAGGCAGAGATTGATGATTCTCCCGACGTTCTCAGGTGGCTGGATAGGATGTTGATCAGATTGTGTCAAAAGTTTGCCGACTACAGAAAGGAAGACCCGACAAGTTTCCAGCTCAGTCCAAACTTCTCAATCTATCCGCAATTCATGTTCCACTTGCGACGAAGTCAATTCTTGCAAGTGTTCAACAACTCTCCCGATGAAACGGCTTTCTACCGGTATGTCTTGTGcccattttctttttcactcTGAATGAACGCTGACATTTACATAGCCATGTTCTCAACGATTCGGATGTGAACAATTCCCTCATCATGATTCAGCCCACCCTCATGTCTTATGGCTTTGATTCTGAGCCCCATCCCGTCCTACTTGACTCTGTCTCCATCCGTCCCGatgtcatccttcttctcgacactttcttccacattctcatcttccacggTGAGACCATTGCGCAATGGCGTAAAGCCAATTACCAGGAACAGGAAGACTATGCCAATTTCAAGGAACTGCTCGAAGCTCCTATCGGCGATGCTCAAGAATTACTTGAAGACCGGATGCCCATCCCTCGATACGTCGTTTGTGACCAAGGTGGAAGTCAAGCGAGGTTCTTACTGAGCAAGTTGAACCCTTCAACTACTCATATGAGTGGAAGCAATTACGGTGCTGGACCTGCTGCTGGCCAGGCAATCTTTACGGATGATGTCAGTTTGCAAGTGTTTATGGAGCATCTCAAGAGGTTGGCTGTGGGAGCGTCTACTAGTTAGAGAGGATATATAAAAAGATTGTGCTTTTGATTATGAACGATGTCATTGTACGGATCGTCTCGGAATGCCATCATCACATTACATCATGAGAGTTCTCTCAAGAGATTGGCCCAAAAATAATGAATA
Coding sequences within:
- a CDS encoding protein transporter SEC23, translated to MNFEDIEDKDGVRFSWNVWPSSRLEATRTVVPISALYTPLKEREDLPPVMYEPVTCKGSSCKAILNPYCQVDVRGKMWICPFCLQRNPFPPHYHQDLSPNNLPPELLPKFTTIEYTLSRPAQIPPIFLYVVDTCVDEDELKALKETLVVSLSLLPPNALVGLITYGTMAMVHELAYADCPKAYVFRGSKDYQPKQIADMLGLNPSNRPIQPVRPGQPMPAPAASKFLMPVQACEFQLTNILEQLQRDPWPVDQDKRPLRCTGVALSVAVSLLETAFPNTGARIMLFSGGPATDGPGMVVGPELREPIRSHHDIDRDSVKHFKRATKFYEGLSKRASVNGHAIDIYAGCLDQVGLLEMKSLTNATNGFMTISDSFMTAIFKQSFLRTLGKDEQGYLKMGFNATYDVLTTKELKISGVIGHVISANKKSPSVGETEIGIGQTSAWKVCSLTPKSTLATYFEVVTPAGQALAPNQSGLIQFVTHYQHSSGQYRLRVTTVSRVFQEGGHPSIAASFDQEAAAVLMARIAVFKAEIDDSPDVLRWLDRMLIRLCQKFADYRKEDPTSFQLSPNFSIYPQFMFHLRRSQFLQVFNNSPDETAFYRHVLNDSDVNNSLIMIQPTLMSYGFDSEPHPVLLDSVSIRPDVILLLDTFFHILIFHGETIAQWRKANYQEQEDYANFKELLEAPIGDAQELLEDRMPIPRYVVCDQGGSQARFLLSKLNPSTTHMSGSNYGAGPAAGQAIFTDDVSLQVFMEHLKRLAVGASTS